TGGAGGTAGGAGTCGGCCTTGTCAGGCATGTCGTAGTTGATGGCGACGTTAATACGTTCAACATCGATACCACGACCGAAGATATCAGTAGACACGCAGATGCGGGTTTGGAAGTCCTTGAACTCCTTGTAGCGTTTGATACTGCAACTTCGTTAGCGTAATAGCCTTACAAATTGGTGTCTAGGCACATACCGCTCCTTTTGGTCAATGCCAGAATGTACTGCAGTACTGGGGAAGTTGCACTCGCGCAGCAGCTTGTCAAGCTCCGTGCATCGCAGAGTCGAACGAACGAAGATAATGACCTGGTTGAACTCCAGCTCGTCGAGAAGGTCATTGAGCTTCCTGTTCTTCTCACGCTCGTCAAGCTTCATGTAGTACTGCTGCAGACCGTGAAGCGTCAACTTCTTCTCGTCGTCAACATAGATTTCAAGAGGGTTCTGCATGAACTTCTTGCAGGTCTCGCGGATCTCTTTCGCCAAGGTGGCAGAGAACATCATCACCTGCTTGTGAGCAGGAGTGGCGCGGAAGATGGACTGCACGTCATTACGCATGTCTATGTCTGTGTCAGATATAATCGGTTGTCGACATTGCATTGCACTAACCAGGCTGGTCTAGCATCTTGTCACACTCGTCGAGGACAAAGTGCTTGAGGTTGGAGAGACGAAGATGCCTGTCGCGGACGAGAGCGTTGATACGACCGGGTGTACCAACGATGATGTGGGGGTGGGTGTCTTTGTTGCTGAGGAGCTCAATGTCGTTCTGAACGGGTGTTCCACCGTAAAAGACACCGACCTTGACGTCGGGCAAGAACTTGGCAAAACGGTTGTATTCGTTCCTGATCTGGTAGGCCAACTCACGAGTGTGGCACATAACGAGGATCGTGGCGGCGCCAGGCTCAGGCTTCTCGTCCATCTGTTGCAGGGTAGCAAGGACGAAGACGGCTGTCTTTCCGAGACCAGACTTGGCCTGGCAGAGAACGTCGTTACCGAGGATGGCCTGAGGAATGGTAACTTGCTGGACTGTAGAGCACGAGGGCATGTCAGAACGGGATCTTAAAGCGGTCGCAACGAAGTATGTTAAGGGAAGCGTCCGTCCATCATGCGCAGTCAAAATCCTCCACACGAGATAGCCTGGCCAAACAGAGGCCATACAACTCATACACCATCTCTTTCGAGCCCTCCCGGGGCACACATATGCCAGAACCAGTGCTCTCGTTCCAAGACGATGTACTGGCAAAGAGCCTGCAGGCTCCTTTGTGAACAAGACCGATCTAATCGCGTCCAGACACGGCAGTCGGCTGGTGGCTCGTGTGTAGTGGAAGGAAACTGGGTCCCTCGCTACTTCGCTCGTGTGCAGACAAAACCAGGGCCGCAAAGTGATACCGCTTCGTTGCGCAAATGGACGGACGCTTTCAGGTGGAAGAAGGCTGAGGGGAATAATTAGACTAACCCTCGGAAGGATGTTCGAAGCCACAGTCCGTGATTGCTCGCACGAGCTCGTCCTTCAGGAGGAAGTCGCGGAAACCGGTCGAGTGAATGCCGACATAGCTGCCCTTCTTGTCGCCAGCGGCGTCACCGGCAGCAAGGCCACCCTTAGCTGCGGCTGCGGCACCGTTGGCAGGCGCCTCCGTTGGCTGGATCTCCTCGTCGGAGTAATCGATGAGGTCCTCCTCGTGAGACATGATGATTAAGTATTGGTGATAGTGGTGAGGTGAGGTTGGAGCTTGTGGTTGCGCGTGTcgcaaataaggctgccgGACAATGAAGAGGCAGCTGTACGATGGGGTAAGCTGTGAAAGGCGGTAGCTgggaagagaagagaatcAGCGGGCGATTTGCTGATGCACGGCGTGACGCGACTGTGGAGATGGGATGCTGTCGCAGGTGGTGGGTGGGAAAGAGCGAGACGTAGCAGTGGGACCAAAAGCTCGGCGTGTCAAAGCACGCTAGCTGAGTAAGGAAACAGTGTCCGTGCACAGGCGTAAATCACCAAGGCTCGAAGACCTTACTCGCGACGCTACTCAACTGATCTCAAAGAGAAGGACTAGAAGATAACACGGTACAAGGCACATATGCACAGAAATCTGTCCAGTGTCCAACCCCGTTGCCCTACAGGTACCACAGTATCTTGTCTGCAAGATCACTCAAAACGCTGCTGGACGTGACGCAGCATGGCGAAAGACAAATCTTCAAAGCCCAAGGGAATCCCGAACAAACACCTGCACGCCCGGACCACTTTTCTCTACCAGGCTGCCACTTACTTGACCTTACATGCTTCTGTCGACCGCAACAAGGCTGGAGCGGCTGAAGCAGATCTATCAGAAACATGCCCGACCCAGCAACCGCCATCTCTTGCCCTCCAGCTTGGCGCCGATCTTCATACTGTTTCTCGAAAGGCACAACTCCGTCTTTCTGTCGATCTGAAGCGGTCCATGTGCAAGAGCTGCAATGCAGTACTGATACCTGGGCATACCGCAACTCAGATGACCGAGAATCAAAGCAAATGGAGCAAGAAACCATGGGCAGATGTCCTGGTCATCAGTTGCAATCGTTGCGGTAGCAAGAAACGGTTGCCCGTTGGCGCAAAAAGACAGCCAAAGAAACACCAACGATTTGCCGCTCAAGGAACCACAGCGCCAAGCGACATGAAAGGCGTTGAATCGACAACAACTCTAGTAAACACAGCCTCGGACCGAAGCCCTAGCTAAAGCTGATACCCTTTTTCCCGCTACGTCGATGCCTCGAGCTTCTTTGGTCGTAGGTCACCCATATCACATCACAATCATGAAATCTCTTCAAACATCAGAAGACTTTCGCCGCGAGTTGTCCACACTTCTGTACAAATCGAGAATATGGTCATGAAAAGTTGCCGCGTTACAACCTAGCCGAGTGTATAGTAAAGTAAGAACCATCAGTGTTTGCTGGAGAATCTCAAACACCCTCTGGCACACCAACGCACACCAACAACATGCGAAAGCGCAACTGCTGCTCAATCCAGCGGCATTCTAAGCAGACGGCTGACACACCTGGCGATTACATCAGTCAGCTCCCTAAGAAGAATGTCAAAAATCGCTTTCTTCTTTCGCGATCACCACGCCACGTCCTGTTCGTGGCTTTGCTTATCCAGCCACTACTATGACGAGGTCGCTATATGTGCGCTCCACAAGACAAATCATGTGTACGCTTGATATCTCACATGCCCCTGGAGGCTCTCAGACATCTGGATGAACATCCAGCTTTCGCGCAGCAGGTGTGCAAGACCACGATTGAGAGCTCGCTATCGTAAATCTCAGAGGCAGAGCGTTTCAATCACCTGGATCGATGCTTTGACAGATGATTGGAACATCAAGGTGATTGTGGACTCGGTCAGTTTGCACAAGTACACCGCCTGGATCTAGATAGTCAAGTCTGGGAGACTTCAGCCAGTTTGAAGCGACGACCTCATGTAGTTCAGACAAGCAGTAGTTCTTTACCTGCTTCTAGTCAACGATAGTCCATACAAGATCATCTGCGATTGCGAAAAAGCGCGGTGCATGATATATGATATGCAGTGGACCGCGGGACTGTGTGCTGTGGGGATTCAATCCACGCTTGCAGGGATGACGCGCCCTCCCCGAACAGGGGTTCGCTCGACACTCCCGCGCCGAAGCGTTCCACCATTGACATCGACGTAGTCTGTAACGCCTTGGACTGGCTGCTGCACTGCCAACATCGCCATCGCGACCCAGCAGCATGTCTGAGGACGCAGCCGGAGAGTCTGCGTCGGGCCTACCCCCAGATACATTGGCAGATCTGGTAGGCTGAAATGTCCCCAAGCTTGGGGAGCTCACTGCTAAGCACATGCGCAACGCAGATTACCGACATTCTCGAGGATACTTTATCGAACATAGTCCTTCAGACCGCTCTGTCATGTCACCGCTCCGAAAAGCTTCTGCGCATGCAGTCCGCCGCAACGCAAGCCGAGTCCATCGCCCTCGCAACCCTCGAGCCAGCCTCGCTGAAAGCAGGCGCAGCCAGCCAGCCCGCAATCCCGATCGCTGAGACATCCGCTGCGAAGTATGAGAACGGGCGTGTCCTCCTCAAAGGAAATCCTCTCAAGACAACGCCTGAAATCATATGTCCACACTGCAAGCTGCCACGCCTGATGCACCCAATCATGGGCAAGGGCATGCAGAACCCAGACCTGACTAAAGAGTACTGTATGCTCTACCCGTGGGTTCAGCGATCAGGCCACGATGTCTACGGCAATCCGTTCCCCACAGACATGGCTAAGAGCAAGAAGGAGCGCGAGCTCATCAAACAGCAGCAGAAGAACGCCGACAAAGAGAGTGTGGGCACGCCAGGCTCACAAGACACGGAAATGACCGGCGGCGACGCAAGAGAGATCAAGCTCAACACCGGCGGCAAACCCGCATCATACATCCCATGGCACACGTGTCCCAACTGCAAGCGTTCGCTGCTCATTACGCGCTTTGCGCAACACCTGGAGAAATGCTTAGGCATCTCTGGGCGTCAATCCAGCCGCAACGCCATGGCCAAACTGGCAGGCCAAAATGGGACAGGTTCGGGCCTCGGCAACACACCACTCGGCAGCCGTTTAGGCACGCCCAACCCAGGCCCACAAGGCGACTCCGTAGGATTCAAGGCGAAGGGCAAGGGTATCAGTCCGGCAAAGAAATTCTTGCAGGCCGACGACGATCTGGACGAGCTTGGTGACGACACTCCTGAGCgcaaaaagaaaaagaaaagcCCATATATCAAGAAGGCGGATCGCGAAAAGGGTACCAATTCTGGGAGTTTGAAGGTTAAGCTCAAGACCGGTAGGCCTGAGGTTGAGCGCAAGGTCAGCGAGACAAGCGAAAGGAGTGAGGGCAAGAGGGAGAGAGACGGTGATGATGGCGAGGAGCCGAGAAAGAAGAAAATCAAGCTCAGTCTAGGTGGAAAGGAGAGGGCAAGTGCAAGCGTGGAGCCGGGTGATTGAGGCGTTTTAGGATGTAAAATACTCGGGCGGATGGCATCAACAGGCGTTCTGGCGTTTCAAGGACGGGGATACCACAACAGGCGGGTGGTCAACAAAGACCAGGGGCGTTTCAAGTTTTTATTTTCCTACGATCATTGAATAACCCCAAGGTGCATTAGATCAATGAGAAGACGCACCGAAGATACTGAGGATACCTTGGGTACATGGCAAGGTGATGGAGATATGCACCAACAGTTTGGAATTATCGCGTAATGCCACCAACACCCAAGCAAGTCCAGATCTGACAATTTTCTCGGGTACATCTACTACGAATCCTCTGCAAGCAAAATATATATATTGCCCTAATGTGCCCTCGCTACCTCTCGCGATGATGAAAGCGGGACAAAAATATGATTCGACCCAGACTTGAACTGGAGACCTTCAGTGATCCAACGGAATGTTAGACTGACGTGATAACCAACTACACCATCGAACCTTGCTTATTATTATGAATCTTTGACTTGTTTGAGATAAGATATCTTACAATTACAGCTGAGGTTCGATCTCACCCATATCTTTAGCCCCACCTCGCCTCCCACTTCCCAGACGCGACAGATCTGTAAGTCCGTTAATCCGTAGTCGCAAACTCACTACTCCGTTTGATTGCCAAACCACCTCATTACATTCGCACCCTCGCCTGCTTTATTTTGCCTCTGTCATTTCCAAGTCGATCTTCTTTCATTAGCCCCTCGGTTGCATGCTAACTCCTCGCGCAATGACCTAACCGCGAGATCTCTGTTCATAGCTGAGAGACGAGACTTTTGCTGTTGAAGACGGGTACCCAATCTTGGGTCGTGAGAGCATACTATCGCTACAGCAACGTGCTCTTGAGGGCGAACTGACGCGTCCGGTCAATTTCAGGGATATGCAGAGAGCTTCTCGTGGAGATGGGGTAATAGATATTGGGATTTAGATATGCAGGGGTTTTTGGCTTGTAGAGCTTTGGTAAGTCATGCTTGAGTTGTTCAAAGCCATGGTTTTTGAAGGCTAACTCCAACAAGAAAGCTGGGGCTGGAGATGTTCGAAGACATAGCGTGTAAAGACTATGGAACTTCTTAGGGGCGCTCGGGAGTCAAGTCTATGCGGTATCTCGAGCTAATCGAGGGGTGATTGGGCAGCAAAGATATGTAGATCACGCAGTGAAGGCTGAAGGACGTTGATGAATGATGTCGGATTGTCTACGTTGCACACTGCACTGATACATCAACCGTGTTACGCTCAGGCCGCAACTTATGTCTACGTCACCATCTACTGGGTGGACTTGCTAAATTGCAACAACCTCTTGATACCGACCTGTGGTCTTCGTTAGCAACAATTCAGCTTTTCAACATATGCAGGGGTACTCACGATCCAGTCGCTGCCCTCATCTGTCTTGTTGGTCATAATGTCAGAAAAGATCACACCCGCTTGATCATATTGTCGCGCTTGGATGTTGTTTGCCATTTCGTTCAACTGCTGAACGGTATCTGGCTTGACGTCGTCATTATTGAGATGGTCGAACAGGATGTTGAGACGCTTCTCGGTATCAATCACATGCAGTCTGAACTTTTCGGGCGCTTTGGACTTGACACGCTGCATGTCTGCATTCAGAATCTCGTAGATTAACTGGGAACTCTCGGGGATGTGCGTTCGATCGCCACGAGCTGCGTCAGTTTAGCAAAGCTGTTTCACGTGCATTAGGATCAACTCACGGTGTTTGGATGCAGAAAGTGCAGCAGTTGGGGGTGGCGCAAGGCTCGATCGTGAATCTGGCCTTGGTGGTCCACCCTGGGGTGGTCCTCCGGACGGGGGACCAGCACGAGGAGGACCTTGAGGCGGGCCTCTGGGTGGAGGCGGTGCGGCTGCCGGTGGCGCCTGTTGAGCCGGCGAAGGCGCGTACGGTGACGCTGCCAGTGGAAATTGGCCAGGCGGTGGCGCAATGTTCCGCGGCGGTGGCATACCTCCATAAGCTGGGGCGGGAGATGGCTGCGAGCCTGGTGCAGGCGCATAGCGGTTCGACGCTGGTGCTGCCGACGTTGGTGGAGCGTACGGCGAAGCTCCACGTTGCACTGGTGGTTGCTGTGGAGGAGCAAAGCCAGTCGGCTGCGATGGAGCGTAGGGGTTGGGCGCAGATGGTGAAGCACTCGACTGGGGCGGCGACATTACCCTAGAAGACCCCTGAGGTGGGCCCTTGGGTGGAGGCGGAGGTGTTGGTCGTCCCTGCGGCGGACCTTGAGGTGGCGCGCCAAAGCCTGGTTGCTGGTTGGGGAAAGGCGAACCTACAGTGTTAAGAGGAGTTCCGCGACGTGATGCTGGCTTGGGTGGTCCAAAGTCAGGAGTATCGTTCCACGCAGGAATATGACCTCGGCTGACGGCAGGAACAGCGGAAGTCGGAGGCATTCCACCAAAACTACGTGGAGGAGGTGGCACTGGGTTTTGCTGAGACGGGTTGAAGGAGCTGTTGTTGTAGGCACCATTGTATCCAGGCCCACGAGCAGGGGTCTGCTGCTGTTGACCGAAAGCATTAGGTGTAGGAAGGTATGGATTCTGAGCTGATGGCTGGGAAGGCTGAGCCTGCGGCCCAAGTGGGTTGATGGGCGCATAAGGCGAAGGCGCTGGCGCTGGTGCCGATGATGCTAGTGGGTTAGATGGCGTGTAAAGTGAAGAGTTCTGCTGCGGTGTTGGTGTGGGAACAACACGCTGCGCTCGTTGTTGAGTAGCTGGCTGTGGTGCAGCCTTCCTTGTTGCGCGCTTGACCCGGTCTTTTGCAACTTCAGCAGCAGGGTACTTCTCAGGCAGTAGATCCAAATACTTCTCCGCGATGGCAAGCTGTCCGTGCGATGATGCGATGTCGGCGTACTCAACGTATTTTGCGTACAGAGGCTCAAGCTTCCAATCAGCGTCCTTCTGCTGTTCGGAGTCCTTGAATCCGGTCACTTTACGGAACACTGTAACTTTTTCGATGAACTCCTGCAGCGATCTTGCATGAATCGAGAAACTGTTGTCCTCCTCAGACTTCTCCAGACCGGCAGCTTCGTTCTCCTTGAGCTCTTGCGCCCAGTTGACAACAACCTTCTCAAGCTTGGAGCCAGCCAAGTAACAGAACGATGCATCCTTTCGGTAGGAACCAGACTCCTCTGAGATTGCCTCCTCCAGACGATCACCCAACGCCTCGCAGAGGTCAGGGAACTCTGACTGATCGGCAAAAGTAGCAAGTGTAGCCATAACTTCTTTCCAGTCCTTAAGGTCGGCGTTGTATACGAGATCCCAGAGGTTTTTGCCAACCACCGAAGCAAGTAGCCGGAGGTAGTTTGGCGCGTCAGACTGCCTCTTAAAGTATGCAGCTTGAGCCTTTGCAACGCATTTCTCTCCACCGCAGATTGCGATCATGAAAGCATCAGAAAGTCGGTTCTCTTTCAGGCAAACATCGAGAGCGGCATCGAAGTTGCCAAGCATGAGTGAACGAGTGATCTTCTTATCGGCGTCGGACTCCTCACCGGTGTACACCTGAAAGGGGTTGTTTGTCTTTGCGCCTTTCGATGCAGCAAGATCAGACAGGAAATTGCCCTCATCCGTACCGGACTGGTCGAAGAAAGACGACCCATCATCAGCACTGTTGGTCTCggcctccttcttctcctctgcAGGCTCCTCCTCTTTTGCATCGGCGAATCCGAGATACTCGACCAGCTTGCTTCGAGGGCTTTCGGATGTCAAAGTCTCGATGACAGTCCAGTCGGCTTTCTCCTCCTCAGTAGCTGCTTTGGCAATCTTATCTCCACAGATGGCGGTGAGGTCACCCTGCTCAAGTGCCTTGTCGAACTGTTCACTAGCATCGCCAATCTGTGAGTCTACAGCGAATGTAGAAATGGTGATCTTTGACTTCGCGTCATGAACACCGAATCGTACCAGCTTTCCACCGAAGCCAAATGCCACGCCTGCCCTCCTCTTCAGCCACTTAGGGGGTGTCTTCAGTGAGAAAGATGCGCCCTGAGGCTCCACGTGTGTCTGCGAAAAGAAGTCCTCGCCCTCTGGCGCCTGCGCAGCGGTCTTGCTCTGTTCTGTTGCAACCCCAGTGTTCTGCAGGGTCTGAATAGCAATCTTGCCATCGAACGATGCGGTGGCGAGGAGG
Above is a genomic segment from Ascochyta rabiei chromosome 10, complete sequence containing:
- a CDS encoding RNA helicase; translated protein: MSHEEDLIDYSDEEIQPTEAPANGAAAAAKGGLAAGDAAGDKKGSYVGIHSTGFRDFLLKDELVRAITDCGFEHPSEVQQVTIPQAILGNDVLCQAKSGLGKTAVFVLATLQQMDEKPEPGAATILVMCHTRELAYQIRNEYNRFAKFLPDVKVGVFYGGTPVQNDIELLSNKDTHPHIIVGTPGRINALVRDRHLRLSNLKHFVLDECDKMLDQPDMRNDVQSIFRATPAHKQVMMFSATLAKEIRETCKKFMQNPLEIYVDDEKKLTLHGLQQYYMKLDEREKNRKLNDLLDELEFNQVIIFVRSTLRCTELDKLLRECNFPSTAVHSGIDQKERIKRYKEFKDFQTRICVSTDIFGRGIDVERINVAINYDMPDKADSYLHRVGRAGRFGTKGLSISFISSPDDEAVLKSIEERFEVSLPEFPEKGVDASTYMDN
- a CDS encoding Ribonuclease P, whose amino-acid sequence is MSEDAAGESASGLPPDTLADLITDILEDTLSNIVLQTALSCHRSEKLLRMQSAATQAESIALATLEPASLKAGAASQPAIPIAETSAAKYENGRVLLKGNPLKTTPEIICPHCKLPRLMHPIMGKGMQNPDLTKEYCMLYPWVQRSGHDVYGNPFPTDMAKSKKERELIKQQQKNADKESVGTPGSQDTEMTGGDAREIKLNTGGKPASYIPWHTCPNCKRSLLITRFAQHLEKCLGISGRQSSRNAMAKLAGQNGTGSGLGNTPLGSRLGTPNPGPQGDSVGFKAKGKGISPAKKFLQADDDLDELGDDTPERKKKKKSPYIKKADREKGTNSGSLKVKLKTGRPEVERKVSETSERSEGKRERDGDDGEEPRKKKIKLSLGGKERASASVEPGD
- a CDS encoding protein transport protein S31; protein product: MVRLREIPRTATFAWSPGPTQPLIATGTKSGAVDADFSGDTQLELWELKLDDVEHGVELEPVATVNVESRFNDIAWSQPSEQYPRGVIAGALDSGALVLWDAEKLRTGAGDAQIEQIDKHTGPIQALQFNPYRSNILASAGAKGELYVHDLDDQSKTFRLGKAGANPDEYTTLDWNKKVAHILATGSSGGFVTVWDVRAKKETLTLNHFGRKTVSAVSWDPEVPTRLVTAIPTDQNPLVLVWDLRNTNAPEKTLQAHDQGVLSLSWCTQDSDILLSCGKDNRTIAWNPHSGEQLGEFPVVTNWTFQTRLNPSNPNLLATASFDGKIAIQTLQNTGVATEQSKTAAQAPEGEDFFSQTHVEPQGASFSLKTPPKWLKRRAGVAFGFGGKLVRFGVHDAKSKITISTFAVDSQIGDASEQFDKALEQGDLTAICGDKIAKAATEEEKADWTVIETLTSESPRSKLVEYLGFADAKEEEPAEEKKEAETNSADDGSSFFDQSGTDEGNFLSDLAASKGAKTNNPFQVYTGEESDADKKITRSLMLGNFDAALDVCLKENRLSDAFMIAICGGEKCVAKAQAAYFKRQSDAPNYLRLLASVVGKNLWDLVYNADLKDWKEVMATLATFADQSEFPDLCEALGDRLEEAISEESGSYRKDASFCYLAGSKLEKVVVNWAQELKENEAAGLEKSEEDNSFSIHARSLQEFIEKVTVFRKVTGFKDSEQQKDADWKLEPLYAKYVEYADIASSHGQLAIAEKYLDLLPEKYPAAEVAKDRVKRATRKAAPQPATQQRAQRVVPTPTPQQNSSLYTPSNPLASSAPAPAPSPYAPINPLGPQAQPSQPSAQNPYLPTPNAFGQQQQTPARGPGYNGAYNNSSFNPSQQNPVPPPPRSFGGMPPTSAVPAVSRGHIPAWNDTPDFGPPKPASRRGTPLNTVGSPFPNQQPGFGAPPQGPPQGRPTPPPPPKGPPQGSSRVMSPPQSSASPSAPNPYAPSQPTGFAPPQQPPVQRGASPYAPPTSAAPASNRYAPAPGSQPSPAPAYGGMPPPRNIAPPPGQFPLAASPYAPSPAQQAPPAAAPPPPRGPPQGPPRAGPPSGGPPQGGPPRPDSRSSLAPPPTAALSASKHPRGDRTHIPESSQLIYEILNADMQRVKSKAPEKFRLHVIDTEKRLNILFDHLNNDDVKPDTVQQLNEMANNIQARQYDQAGVIFSDIMTNKTDEGSDWIVGIKRLLQFSKSTQ